The sequence below is a genomic window from Nostoc flagelliforme CCNUN1.
TTTTTGTCGTAAAGCAATGTCTGCAATTGCGTGGAAGCATCATATACAGTTATGGGTTTGTAGTTATCATCCTGGAGTTTAGACTAAAAGCGATATGAGAGACGCAAACCAAATGGAATTAGAGGTTAAAAATATTATCTTGTCAGCCTCAAAGCATCCGCGACCTTGAACAATTATTGTGTAGTATGCTTGCTGACAAAATAATACAATAATGATAATCATGGAAATAGTGGGAGAGAAACGAGCGACGCTCGTTTCTATCCCACCCCCCCTTATTCGATTATCATTATCAGATAAAGATTAGATAATGATCAAGAAAAAAGGGGTGTCTGATTGAATACAGTCCCCCTTTTGGTAGAAGGTGAGAAAAGAACTACCATTACTCACCTACCAACATGATTTGTGCCAGACTGGAAGAGTTTCGTCAAGTAGCCTACAAATATTTAGGTAGAGCCAAAGACGCGACCTTTGAATTAACAGATGCCATATTACTGACCCGTAATGTTTATTCCTTAGCAGACTTATCCTTATCACCAGTATTTAGACGTAAGTGGCCAAGCATCTATGAAGCCTTACAAGATAGCAGACCGCAGCGACAGAAATTGATGCAATTATACATCAAACAGATACCAGCAGAGGGACGACCGTTGTTAGCAGGAGATCACACAAACTGGTCACGCCCGGATGCGGTAACGTTGCAAGAGAGAACTTATGAGCATAGTGGCACATCCATAGCGGGAAATAAACCGATTACAATTGGTCAGGGATATAGCACAATTGCTTGGATACCAGAGGATTCAGGCAGTTGGGCACTACCTTTAAGACATGAACGGATCACAAGCGGGGAAAGTCCAATCCAAAAAGCGATTTGGCAACTAAAACAGGTGTGTAAGCATACAAGTGTTAGACCGATTTCAGTTTGGGACAGTGAGTATGGCTGTGCGCCTTTTGTCTTAAAGACTAGTAGTATTCCAGTAGATATTTTGGTAAGATTGCGTTCAAATCTTTGTTTATGGGGTGAGCCTGAAGCTTATTCGGGTAAAGGACGACCCAAGAAACACGGGTCTAAATTTAAACGTAAATGTTCCCACAACATGGAGTGAGGCCGCATCTGTCTTCGAGGTAGATGATCCGAAACTACACCAAGTACGGGTTAGCCTGTGGAAAAATCTACATTTTCGTAAAGCAGCAGCACGTCCGATGTCACTGCTCACAGTTGAACGTCTTGATGAACAGGGTAATCAACGAGTATCGAAACCTTTGTGGTTAGCTTGGATAGGAGAAGAAATGCCTCCAATAGAAGAAGTTTGGCGGCTTTACTTGCGTCGCTTTACTATTGACCACTGGTATCGCTTTTTAATCTTCGTCTACATTGGACTGTTCCCAAGCTAGGCACTCCTAAACAATGCGAACGGTGGAGTGACTTAATGCCTTTCATGACTTGGGAATTGTGGTTAGCTCGTGATATTGTTACTGACAATCCAATACCAAGGGCAGAAGTCTGTTGATAAATTCACCCCTGGAAGAGTTGCGATAAGCGTTGGGTGGAGTTTTCGCGGTGATTGGCACTCCTACAAGAGCACCCAAACCTCGCGGAAAGTCCCCTGGTTGGGAACCAGGAAAAAAGCGTCACCGTAAAAACCGATACCCCATTGTTAAAAAAACAGTAACACCACCACTTAAAGAACCATCAATTGCTGTTTAATATTCAAGATTATTCATAATTTCACTACGTCTCTGATTAACTCTGCCCTGCTGAGTCGTTTTGCATGCCTTAGTCTAAACTCCAGTAAAGTAGAGAAGCAAATTTAGGACGTATTGTAGATATGTGGTTGGCATGGAGGTGAAGGCTAATCGAGTACTGGTTGCTCTCTCCTAGTCCTTTCTGTTTAGATGTCGTTTAACGTGTATTAGGCGTGACCAGTGGACATACTGGACACGTCCACTGGACAAGACACAGCAATTGGAGAAATGATTCAGCTAGTAGAGGCGATCGCCCGTCACCTCCGCCCTGCCGAGCGATTACAGCACCTTAAAAAGCTTCGCCGATTTAAGCGAATCCTCAATTTTCGGGTCAACCTTTTAGCTGGGTTGGTTGCTTACAACCACTAGTAGTCTGCCAAGGCAACTTTGCGGGGTTTATGGTAAGAAAATCAAGTTCTTTCTCCCCTGCTTCCCCTGCCTCCCCTGCCTGCCTTCACCCGTCAAAATTGGGTTGATCGAGTACTAGTACTCTGTCAACTCAAAAATGCTAGGTGAGACAGGTTTTTGGTAAGCTAATTGAAGTATTGGCTACAGTTAGCATCATGGCAAAGAAGTATACAGTAAATTTGAGTAATGAAGAAGTAGAAAAACTGCGATCGCTAATCAAAACAGGTAAGAGTAAAGCAAGAACTATTACTCGTGCCCACATTCTTCTGATGGCTTCTGAGGGCGAAACTGATGCCACGATCGCAGATAGACTACGAGTCAGCGTCTCGACAGTTGAGCGCACCCGCGCCAAGTTGATCAAAAGTGGAATTGAGGGCACACTTAATGACCGTCCTCATCCACCCAAACCACGGAAGCTTGATGGTTTTAAAGAAGCATTTTTGATTGCTACAGCTTGTTCAAAACCCCCGAATGGACGCACACGATGGACACTGAAGCTTTTAGCAGACCGGATAGTGAGAATAGAAATTGTGGATTCTATTAGTTATGAAACTGTGCGTTCCTATTTAAAAAAAACGATGTCAAACCGTGGTTAAAAGAACAGTGGTGTATCCCCAAGGTGGATGCCGAGTATGTTTTACGGATGGAAGACTTGTTAGATTTTTGGACTTTGGACAAAAAGAACTGTTCGCGTAAGTTTTTGGCGAACAAAAAATCTAGGCATCATAAATTACCCCAGCTATTTTTCAAACTGAGTCAAACTGCGTTAAACGCCTAAAGCCTAAGAAAATTTACGCGGCTTTTTGTTTATCAGGTGTTGGTTTTGACTGCTTCTTGACAATAGGATGCTTAGTTCGTTGCGTTTGAGCCTGACCTTGAACTCGACCGATTGAATTTCCTCGGGTTTTGGGAGAACGGGCGGGTGTACCAATCTCGGAAATAATTCTTTGAAAATCGCGTTGTACGGCACTGGGAGTCATGATTGTATCACTTTCAGGTTTTAAATAACGCTCCCAGGGTCTAGGTAAGTGTGTTGCTAAATCTTTTGACGCCCAGAGTTGTGCGTAAGCGAGCATTACTAAGCGTATCCAATTTTCCTCGTGTTTGACATCTGGAGTTTGAAACTCCGTCATCAACAAATGTTGTTTGCAGAAACGG
It includes:
- a CDS encoding helix-turn-helix domain-containing protein, which produces MRQVFGKLIEVLATVSIMAKKYTVNLSNEEVEKLRSLIKTGKSKARTITRAHILLMASEGETDATIADRLRVSVSTVERTRAKLIKSGIEGTLNDRPHPPKPRKLDGFKEAFLIATACSKPPNGRTRWTLKLLADRIVRIEIVDSISYETVRSYLKKTMSNRG